The Streptomyces sp. NBC_00440 genome contains a region encoding:
- a CDS encoding TetR/AcrR family transcriptional regulator produces the protein MRTGEIKRVVARRPPDRRELILAAAGDLFRERGFHNVSVADVAAAVDITAPALYRHFRNKRELLSEVVGKGLGLLEATVREAADPDELLATLATVGAERRGLATLWQREARHLTDARREELRQQLNGIAAQLASLVREARTGLSPEDGELLAWALLAITSSASRQRIPLSRRRLEELMREITRSVAYCRLGSPTDTTRPDRRAQASAGSATQVASRREQLLTEAIRLFDERGFQSVSTDDIGEAVGSTGPSIYKHFPSKTDLLVAAVVRGGERRQVGTDQALDGASSPMEALESLLRSYIDFALENSRLIGLLLTELDQLPEKYRRSSRQVQRDYLALWGRLLGDARPGLDTAEGKLLVGAVLTVIDDAVRTARLTLRPDLADRLAEIGTTVLLLGSEEG, from the coding sequence GTGCGGACAGGGGAGATCAAGCGGGTGGTGGCACGGAGGCCCCCGGACCGCAGGGAGCTCATCCTCGCCGCGGCCGGAGACCTGTTCCGCGAGCGCGGCTTCCACAACGTCTCCGTCGCCGACGTGGCGGCGGCCGTGGACATCACCGCCCCCGCGCTCTACCGCCACTTCCGCAACAAGCGGGAACTGCTCTCCGAGGTCGTGGGCAAGGGCCTCGGCCTCCTGGAAGCCACGGTGCGTGAGGCGGCGGACCCGGACGAGCTGCTGGCGACGCTCGCGACCGTGGGTGCGGAACGACGCGGCCTGGCCACGCTCTGGCAGCGCGAGGCCCGTCACCTCACGGACGCGCGACGCGAGGAACTGCGCCAGCAGCTCAACGGGATCGCCGCCCAGCTGGCCTCTCTGGTCCGGGAGGCGCGTACGGGCCTCTCCCCGGAGGACGGCGAGTTGCTCGCCTGGGCCCTTCTCGCCATCACGTCGAGTGCCTCCCGGCAGCGGATCCCCCTTTCCCGGCGCAGGCTTGAGGAGCTCATGCGCGAGATCACCCGGAGTGTGGCGTACTGCCGTCTGGGCTCGCCCACCGACACCACTCGGCCGGACCGGCGGGCGCAGGCATCGGCCGGCTCCGCGACGCAGGTCGCCTCCCGCCGCGAACAGCTGCTGACGGAAGCGATCAGGCTCTTCGACGAACGCGGCTTCCAGTCGGTCAGCACCGACGACATCGGCGAGGCGGTCGGCAGCACCGGCCCCAGCATCTACAAGCACTTCCCCAGCAAGACCGACCTGCTCGTGGCAGCCGTGGTCCGGGGCGGCGAACGGCGGCAGGTCGGCACGGACCAGGCCCTGGACGGCGCCTCCAGTCCCATGGAAGCGCTGGAGTCCCTGCTCCGCTCGTACATCGACTTCGCCCTGGAGAACAGTCGCCTCATCGGCCTGCTGCTCACTGAACTCGACCAGCTGCCCGAGAAGTACCGCCGGAGCAGCCGTCAGGTCCAGCGTGACTACCTCGCGCTGTGGGGCCGGCTCCTCGGGGACGCCAGGCCCGGGCTCGACACCGCCGAGGGGAAGCTCCTCGTCGGCGCGGTGCTCACGGTGATCGACGACGCGGTGAGGACCGCACGGCTCACGCTCCGTCCCGACCTGGCCGACCGGCTCGCGGAAATCGGGACGACTGTCCTCCTGCTGGGCAGCGAAGAAGGGTAG
- a CDS encoding GNAT family N-acetyltransferase — protein MNIFLETDRLVLRAFTEADVDHLLALDNDRHVMRFINGGRPTSREMIRAQTLPRLLHDYPCFGTRGYWAAEEKDTGAFLGWFEFRPLDDHSPAVVELGYRLNKAAWGSGYATEGSRALIREGFSELGVERVIANTMTVNAGSRRVMDKAGLSFLRNFAGDWPDAIEGSEHGEVEYELTRTKWEQLT, from the coding sequence ATGAACATCTTCCTGGAGACCGATCGGCTGGTGCTGCGCGCGTTCACCGAGGCCGACGTCGATCACCTGCTCGCTCTGGACAACGACCGCCACGTCATGCGCTTCATCAACGGCGGCCGGCCCACGAGCCGCGAGATGATCCGGGCACAGACCTTGCCCAGACTGCTCCACGACTACCCGTGCTTCGGGACCCGCGGCTATTGGGCCGCGGAAGAGAAGGACACCGGGGCCTTCCTGGGCTGGTTCGAATTCCGTCCCCTGGACGACCACAGCCCCGCCGTGGTGGAACTCGGCTACCGGCTGAACAAGGCCGCCTGGGGCAGCGGCTATGCCACCGAGGGTTCACGGGCCCTGATCCGCGAGGGTTTCTCGGAGCTCGGGGTGGAGCGGGTGATCGCGAACACCATGACGGTCAACGCGGGATCCAGGCGTGTGATGGACAAAGCGGGACTGTCCTTCCTCCGTAACTTCGCAGGGGACTGGCCCGACGCGATCGAAGGCTCCGAGCACGGCGAAGTCGAGTACGAACTCACCCGGACCAAGTGGGAACAACTCACGTAG
- a CDS encoding FAD/NAD(P)-dependent oxidoreductase, protein MAHIHDVTVVGAGPAGLAAAVEAAEAGLDAVLVDAAGQPGGQFWRHFDENHARPEDRRDHHGWPTFTGLRDRLYALSAAGRVRYLPGHQVWLATRDGDGTFSLRVTPTVPDPDAGPDGPIADPVEARALILCPGGYDRQLPVPGWELPGVMTAGGVQALLKGHRTLAGRRTVVGGTGPFLLPVAAGLARAGAQVAAVVEANATLGWLRDPVGTVSAPGKGAEAAQYAAVLARHRIPYRTRTVVRAILGDGKVEAVRIAKVDRQGRPAGPERELAADLVALGWGFTPSLELPLMLGAATRQDRDGALVVAVDALQRSSVDGVYVAGEATGVGGSALSVSEGRLSALALAASLGRGRSGTTAGSVTTPGSGNAAPPAAGIRRVQGRIRRARRFAAAMHRTYPVPAAWPGWLTDSTVVCRCEEVTYGDLRHAHDDLGATDARTLKMLARPGMGWCQGRICGYATAGIAACLGGRTVTADDLRPLSGRTPAAPVRLGELAAVAEAVTVGRADGEPRPDGETTNRDGE, encoded by the coding sequence ATGGCGCATATTCATGACGTAACCGTGGTCGGGGCCGGGCCGGCCGGACTCGCGGCCGCCGTCGAGGCGGCGGAGGCCGGGCTCGACGCGGTCCTGGTGGATGCTGCCGGGCAGCCCGGCGGCCAGTTCTGGCGGCACTTCGACGAGAACCACGCCCGCCCGGAGGACCGCCGCGACCACCACGGCTGGCCCACTTTCACCGGCCTGCGCGACCGGCTGTACGCCTTGAGCGCCGCCGGACGCGTCCGCTACCTGCCCGGCCACCAGGTGTGGCTCGCCACCCGGGACGGAGACGGGACGTTCAGCCTGCGGGTGACGCCCACCGTGCCGGATCCGGACGCGGGCCCCGACGGGCCCATCGCCGATCCCGTCGAGGCCCGTGCGCTGATCCTGTGCCCCGGTGGATACGACCGCCAACTCCCCGTGCCCGGTTGGGAGTTGCCCGGCGTCATGACCGCCGGCGGCGTCCAGGCGCTGCTCAAGGGCCACCGCACGCTCGCCGGCCGGCGCACCGTCGTCGGCGGCACCGGACCCTTCCTGCTGCCGGTGGCCGCCGGGCTCGCGCGCGCCGGCGCGCAGGTCGCCGCGGTCGTCGAGGCCAACGCCACGCTCGGCTGGCTGCGCGACCCGGTCGGCACGGTCTCCGCGCCCGGCAAGGGGGCCGAGGCCGCGCAGTACGCCGCGGTGCTCGCCCGGCACCGCATCCCGTACCGGACCAGGACCGTCGTCCGCGCGATCCTCGGCGACGGCAAGGTCGAGGCCGTGCGGATCGCGAAGGTGGACCGCCAGGGCCGGCCGGCCGGACCCGAACGAGAGCTCGCCGCCGACCTGGTGGCCCTCGGCTGGGGGTTCACCCCCTCGCTGGAACTCCCGCTCATGCTCGGTGCCGCGACCCGGCAGGATCGCGACGGCGCGCTCGTCGTGGCGGTCGACGCGCTGCAGCGCAGCAGCGTCGACGGCGTGTACGTGGCCGGCGAGGCCACCGGCGTGGGCGGCTCGGCCCTGTCCGTCAGCGAGGGCCGGCTGAGCGCCCTCGCCCTGGCCGCCTCGCTCGGCCGCGGGCGGTCCGGTACGACGGCAGGTTCGGTTACGACCCCGGGCTCCGGCAACGCAGCACCTCCCGCGGCCGGGATCCGCCGCGTCCAGGGCCGCATCCGGCGGGCGCGGCGGTTCGCCGCCGCCATGCACCGCACCTACCCCGTGCCGGCCGCCTGGCCGGGGTGGCTGACGGACTCGACCGTGGTGTGCCGCTGCGAAGAAGTCACCTACGGGGATCTGCGCCACGCCCACGACGACCTCGGTGCGACCGACGCGCGCACCCTGAAGATGCTGGCACGGCCCGGCATGGGCTGGTGCCAGGGCAGGATCTGCGGATACGCGACCGCGGGCATCGCGGCCTGCCTCGGCGGCCGCACGGTCACCGCGGACGACCTGCGCCCGCTCTCGGGCCGCACCCCCGCGGCCCCGGTGCGACTCGGCGAACTCGCGGCCGTCGCCGAGGCCGTGACGGTCGGCCGGGCCGACGGGGAACCCCGGCCGGACGGAGAGACGACGAACCGGGACGGTGAGTGA
- a CDS encoding acyl-CoA dehydrogenase family protein: MRRTVFTEDHEAFRQTIRTFIDKEVAPGYQEWERAGLVPRDLYFKLGELGVFGIGVPEEYGGAGQRGLKYQAVIQEELARQAVSFGGSSVHSGLCLPYLLAYGTQEQKQRWLPGFVSGRIMTAIAMTEPGAGSDLAGIRTSAKLSDDGTHYTLNGAKTFISGGVLADLVLVVCRTSPTREDDRRAGLTILCVDTTSEGYTVGRKLEKIGLRTSDTAELSFSDVVVPVENRLGTEGEAFSYLTRNLVPERLGCATAGYAQASAALGFARDYVRERQVFGKPVASFQNTKFVLAECATEVEALQAMVDRGLELFETDELSVADAARLKLFSTEVAGRVIDKCLQLHGGYGYMLEYPIARLYADTRVSRIYAGSSEVMKTIIAKDLGL, from the coding sequence GTGCGCCGAACCGTGTTCACCGAAGATCACGAAGCCTTCCGCCAGACCATTCGCACTTTCATCGACAAGGAGGTGGCACCCGGCTACCAGGAGTGGGAGCGCGCCGGCCTGGTCCCACGGGACCTCTACTTCAAGCTGGGCGAGCTCGGCGTCTTCGGCATCGGAGTCCCCGAGGAGTACGGGGGCGCCGGCCAGCGGGGACTGAAATACCAGGCCGTGATCCAGGAGGAGCTCGCCCGGCAGGCGGTCAGCTTCGGAGGTTCGTCCGTGCACTCCGGACTGTGCCTGCCGTATCTCCTCGCCTACGGAACGCAGGAGCAGAAACAGCGGTGGCTCCCGGGCTTCGTCTCCGGCCGGATCATGACGGCCATCGCCATGACCGAGCCCGGCGCGGGCTCCGACCTCGCAGGCATCCGCACCAGCGCCAAGCTCTCCGATGACGGCACCCACTACACGCTGAACGGCGCCAAGACCTTCATCAGCGGCGGTGTCCTGGCCGACCTGGTCCTGGTCGTCTGCCGTACCTCGCCGACCCGTGAGGACGACCGCAGGGCGGGCCTGACGATCCTGTGTGTGGACACCACGAGCGAGGGCTACACCGTCGGTCGCAAGCTGGAGAAGATCGGGTTGCGCACCAGCGACACCGCCGAACTCTCCTTCAGCGACGTCGTGGTGCCCGTCGAGAACCGTCTCGGCACGGAGGGCGAGGCATTCTCCTACCTCACCCGCAACCTGGTGCCGGAGCGGCTGGGCTGTGCGACCGCAGGTTACGCGCAGGCCTCCGCCGCGCTCGGGTTCGCCCGCGACTACGTGCGGGAGCGCCAGGTCTTCGGCAAGCCCGTGGCGTCGTTCCAGAACACCAAGTTCGTACTCGCTGAGTGCGCCACGGAGGTCGAGGCCCTCCAGGCGATGGTCGACCGGGGTCTTGAACTGTTCGAGACGGACGAGCTGTCGGTGGCCGACGCGGCCAGGCTGAAACTGTTCAGCACCGAGGTCGCCGGCCGCGTGATCGACAAGTGCCTCCAACTGCACGGCGGTTACGGCTACATGCTGGAGTACCCGATCGCCCGCCTGTACGCC